A region of the Desulfobacter postgatei 2ac9 genome:
AAAAAAATTATTGTCGAGTCTGAAGAGTATGGGAAAAAGGGACTGTCCGGCCGGGATGCCATTAAACTTTTTGACCGGTTTTATTCAAAATTTGTTAAGGAAGACAGGCACATCAGCATGCTGGATTTATGTTCGTTTTTCAATAAACTTGAAGAACCCGTACGCCAGATGATTCCCCAGGGGTTTTTGTCTTCACTTTTAAGGATGTATGACTATTCTATTCTTCAGCAGGTCAAAGAGTCTCTCTACTATTACAACGAGGATCAAATCGCAAAGGATATCAAAAATTATATTTCCGCTGTAACCAATGAGATAGGCTCTGTTGTGAACTGTATTTTTACCAAAGAAGAGATCCATGTTACCGAGGCATTTCTTGAAAGCATCGAAATCAGGCTTCTGTCTGAAAGTGCCGATGCAGCACGACGTCAGGGAATGCGCCTGGATGTGTTAAAGGAATATACAGGGGTTGCGCTTTCCCACGAGATCATGATCGAAGGAAAGAACATTGTTCAAACCCGGCTGTTTAAATCTCTTCATGAACGGTATGTCCACAACTTAAAAAAACGGGTGTTGGAGCCTTTTATGGACAATGCAAATTTCAGACGGGCCATAAAGGATTTTGATACTGAAGATTTTAAAGCCCATGACAAACGCATTAAACGCGATGTGACGTTTCTCATTGACAACCTGGCTAGTAAATTTGATTATTCACAGCAGGGAGCCAATGAGATTTGCATTTATGTCATTGATAATGATCTGGCAAATAAATTCAAGGATAACTGACAGTCAAAATAAACATGCCGATAATAGAATACTTCACGCGCGTTGATGAACATGAAAATAATTGAGGCTGGGTCATGAAAAAAGCGAATGTGCTGATCGTTGACGATTCCAGGTCGGCTCTTTTTGCCGTGAAAGCATTGTTGAATCATGCAGATATTCATACGGTAACTGCGTCCGATGCCCTGCAGGGACAGGAGGCCTTGAAAAAAGAGCAATTCGATCTGGTGATTACGGATGTGGATATGCCTAACCTTAACGGATTGGAATTTTGTCAGTGGATCAAATCAAATCCGGAAACAGCACATATTCCTGTGATTGTTTTAAGCTCCCTTGATACAGACGTTGATATTGAAAACGGTTTCAGGGTCGGTGCGGATGCATATGTGCCCAAACGCCTGGCAAATAAGGAACTGATTCCACGCATTGAAAGTGTTATGGATAAGTGTACCTTTGTCAAGGATAAAACCATACTTGTGGTTGAGGACAGTAAAACCATTCAAATGGTTACAAAACAGGGGCTTGAAGATGCTGGCTTCAAAGTGGTTCTTGCTGATGACGGGCAGCATGCCCTTGATATCATTGATGATGTTGCACCTGATATTTTGCTTACGGATCTCAATATGCCCCGGGTGGACGGCAATGAACTTTGTCGCAGACTGTTTAATACCGACAAGTATGAATTTTTGCCCATTGTGGTTATGAGTTCCATAGGCGACAAGTCGATGATGAGACGTCTTATCAGAGATGGTGTTACGGCTTTTATTGTCAAGCCGTTTAACGTGGATATGCTTGTTGTGACCATGGAAAAACTGCTTTCCGATCATTTCCAGCGCATGCTTGAAGAAAGGGAGCGGCTTCTTCATGAGCAGAAATTGACGATCGGCTTTATCGCCAGTCTTGTCAACGTATTGGAAGCCCGGGATAAGTACACCAGTGGTCATTCCGAAGCTGTTACCAGGCTTTCCATAGCCATTGGCAGGGAACTGGGCTTCAAGGATCAGGACATGAATCGTCTTCAGATTGCCGCAAGCCTTCATGATATAGGTAAAATCGGAATACGTGATAATGTGCTGCTCAAATCCGGTAAACTGACAATGGAGGAATTTAAGCATATTCAGACCCATACCGTGATTATTCAGGACATCCTTAAGCCGTTGCCAGGCATGGAAGATGTTCTTGTTGCAGCATCCTCCCATCACGAACGCTGGGACGGTACAGGCTATCCCAATGGACTGAAGGGAGAAGATATCCCTTTATTCGGAAGAATTATTGCCGTTGCCGACGTATTTCATGCACTGACCGGTGACAGGCCATATCGTGACGGTATGTCCAGCGAAAAGGCGCTTCAGGTTATTTCCGACGGGGTTGGTTCTCATTTTTGTCCAACGGTTGCGGCTGCTTTTTTCAGGTATATAAAAACACTTAAATATCCTGAACAATAACCTGAACGCAATTTTGCTTAAATCTGTCCACCTTAAGCTTTACCATCAGTTTAGAAAAAAAATCGGGCAGGCAGGTTGTGTCGGACAGGTTGAAGTGCAATGCTTCCACCTGGTGTTCCCCGCTTTGATCCCTAAGGGTCATTTTTCGATGACACCCCCCAATGATAATGGAAGATGCCACCCAGATGTTTTCCATAAGGAAGACGGGTTCGGGATTGCCGGTGCCAAAGGGACGAAGCAGATCTATCTGGCTGACAAGTTCCGGGGTAATGTCCGGAATCTGAATCACGGCATCAATTTTCCGGATGGGTTTAAAATCTTTTTCTGTGCAGACTAAAGCCAGGATCTCTGCCAGTGCGGGTTTCAGACGCGTCAGGTTTTCTTTTCTGACAGACAGTCCTGCTGCCATGGCATGCCCCCCAAAGGTTTCCAGCAGATCCCGGGTTTCAGACAATATCTTGTGTATATTTATCTCGTTAATACTCCGGCATGACCCTTTTGCAATGTCTTCTTTTGAGTTCAGCAGCACCACCGGACAAACATGCTTTCGAGCAAGCCTTGATGCGGCAATACCAAGTACGGATGCATCCCATTTGCTGTCCCACAATACAACAAGCCGGTTTTCAAGTATGGATGGATCGCCCGCAATACGGCGTTCAATATCTTCGACAATCTCTTTTTCAATGAGCCTGCGTTTTCTGTTCAGTTCATCAAGAAGGGCTGCGGTTGTTTCGGTCTGGGCCGGGGCAGGGCAGGTCAGGTGAGACACACATATTCTTGCATGTGATATGCGGCCCGCAGCATTAAGCATTGGCACGATTTTAAATGAAATATCGTCGGAATCCAGCTTATTCATATCAACCCTGGATGTACGGGCCATAGAGACAAGAGCCGGACGAAGGCCCATGCGAATGCGTTTCATTCCTGCCACGCACAGAGTGCGGTTGTCCAGCACCAGGGGGACCATGTCTCCTATGGTGCCGATGGTGAACAGGTCCAGGTATTCGGATAATTTGGGTTCCGGGAATTGTTCCCATACGCCATTTTCTCTAAATACCTTACGCAAGCCCATAATCAGATAAAATGCCACACCGACACCGGCCAGGTATTCAAGGCTTGCGCTGCAGTCAGCCTGCTTTGGATTGATCACGGCAAAAGCGTTTGGGATGGTCGTGTCCGGTTCATGGTGGTCGGTGATGATGACGTCGATGTCTTCCCTGGCTGCCGCCTGAACTGCTTCATGGGAACCGATGCCGCAGTCCACAGTAATAATCAGGTCCACATCCATGGATACGGCCATCTCAATGTGGGGCAACTGAAGGCTGTAGCCTTCCTTTGTTCTGTGGGG
Encoded here:
- the recJ gene encoding single-stranded-DNA-specific exonuclease RecJ, translating into MEIKLTYTPPDQKVLQRLQRVLNCHPVIAGLLADKGITTADEAKFFLNPDYSRLSNPFKLKDMSKAVERIYTAVTNKEKILIFGDFDADGVTATAMLYQFLSLVEADLSWYVPHRTKEGYSLQLPHIEMAVSMDVDLIITVDCGIGSHEAVQAAAREDIDVIITDHHEPDTTIPNAFAVINPKQADCSASLEYLAGVGVAFYLIMGLRKVFRENGVWEQFPEPKLSEYLDLFTIGTIGDMVPLVLDNRTLCVAGMKRIRMGLRPALVSMARTSRVDMNKLDSDDISFKIVPMLNAAGRISHARICVSHLTCPAPAQTETTAALLDELNRKRRLIEKEIVEDIERRIAGDPSILENRLVVLWDSKWDASVLGIAASRLARKHVCPVVLLNSKEDIAKGSCRSINEINIHKILSETRDLLETFGGHAMAAGLSVRKENLTRLKPALAEILALVCTEKDFKPIRKIDAVIQIPDITPELVSQIDLLRPFGTGNPEPVFLMENIWVASSIIIGGCHRKMTLRDQSGEHQVEALHFNLSDTTCLPDFFSKLMVKLKVDRFKQNCVQVIVQDI
- a CDS encoding response regulator, which produces MKKANVLIVDDSRSALFAVKALLNHADIHTVTASDALQGQEALKKEQFDLVITDVDMPNLNGLEFCQWIKSNPETAHIPVIVLSSLDTDVDIENGFRVGADAYVPKRLANKELIPRIESVMDKCTFVKDKTILVVEDSKTIQMVTKQGLEDAGFKVVLADDGQHALDIIDDVAPDILLTDLNMPRVDGNELCRRLFNTDKYEFLPIVVMSSIGDKSMMRRLIRDGVTAFIVKPFNVDMLVVTMEKLLSDHFQRMLEERERLLHEQKLTIGFIASLVNVLEARDKYTSGHSEAVTRLSIAIGRELGFKDQDMNRLQIAASLHDIGKIGIRDNVLLKSGKLTMEEFKHIQTHTVIIQDILKPLPGMEDVLVAASSHHERWDGTGYPNGLKGEDIPLFGRIIAVADVFHALTGDRPYRDGMSSEKALQVISDGVGSHFCPTVAAAFFRYIKTLKYPEQ